One Camelina sativa cultivar DH55 chromosome 3, Cs, whole genome shotgun sequence genomic window carries:
- the LOC104776400 gene encoding 40S ribosomal protein S18 — MSLVANEEFQHILRVLNTNVDGKQKIMFALTSIKGIGRRLANIVCKKADVDMNKRAGELSAAEIDNLMNIVANPRQFKIPDWFLNRQKDYKDGKYSQVVSNALDMKLRDDLERLKKIRNHRGLRHYWGLRVRGQHTKTTGRRGKTVGVSKKR, encoded by the exons ATG TCTCTAGTTGCAAACGAGGAGTTTCAGCACATTTTGCGTGTGCTCAACACTAATGTCGATGGGAAGCAAAAGATTATGTTTGCCTTGACCTCGATCAAAGGTATTGGAAGGCGATTGGCCAACATTGTCTGCAAGAAGGCTGATGTTGACATGAACAAGAG GGCTGGAGAGCTAAGTGCTGCTGAGATTGACAATCTCATGAATATCGTGGCTAACCCTCGCCAATTCAAGATCCCAGACTGGTTCTTGAACAGGCAAAAGGACTACAAGGATGGGAAATATTCCCAAGTTGTTTCCAATGCTCTTGACATGAAGCTGAGAGATGATCTTGAGCGTCTCAAGAAGATCAG AAACCACCGTGGTCTGAGGCACTACTGGGGTCTCCGCGTACGTGGACAGCACACCAAAACCACCGGACGCCGTGGAAAGACTGTCGGTGTCTCCAAGAAGCGTTAA
- the LOC104776401 gene encoding uncharacterized protein LOC104776401: MLLAVEGGGLFSASASGYSKGLTLLFSGDKDGDRPMRVVPWNQYQVVDQKPEADDPLLQLDSIKNRVSRGCAASFSCFGGASAGLETPSPLKVEPVQQQQEQQHRDIASPESVVVVSEKGKDHLSEADNSSSSSKEAFKLSLRSSLKRPSVAEPRSLEDIKEYETLSVDGSDLTGDMARRKVQWPDACGSELTQVREFEPSEMGLSDEEWEAGQQRTCSCVIM, encoded by the exons ATGTTACTGGCAGTAGAAGGAGGGGGTTTATTCTCAGCGTCTGCGTCTGGGTATAGTAAGGGATTGACCCTTCTTTTCTCTGGTGATAAGGACGGAGATAGGCCCATGAGAGTTGTGCCGTGGAACCAGTACCAGGTTGTTGACCAAAAGCCTGAGGCTGACGACCCTCTTCTTCAGCTGGATTCCATTAAGAACCGAGTTTCCCGCGGTTGCGCTGCTTCCTTCAGTTGTTTCGGTGGCGCTTCCGCAGGACTTGAGACCCCATCTCCTCTTAAAGTAGAACCTGTGCAGCAGCAGCAGGAGCAGCAGCATCGTGACATTGCATCGCCAGAGTCTGTCGTTGTTGTTTCTGAAAAGGGTAAAGACCACTTAAGTGAGGCTGataacagcagcagcagcagcaaagaAGCTTTCAAACTCTCATTGAGGAGTAGCTTGAAGAGGCCCTCTGTTGCGGAACCACGCTCTCTCGAGGATATTAAAGAATACGAGACGTTGAGCGTGGATGGTAGCGATCTCACTGGTGACATGGCAAGGCGGAAAGTTCAGTGGCCAGATGCCTGTGGTAGTGAACTCACTCAAGTTAGAGAATTTGAGCCGAG TGAGATGGGATTATCAGATGAAGAATGGGAGGCGGGACAACAAAGGACATGTTCGTGTGTGATCATGTAA
- the LOC104776402 gene encoding putative methyltransferase At1g22800, with product MKEDQTEKSTVSSSNQTQTLVRRFPGEAKNQREMRRINSIYGRIGLLRRVSEKSTKQSHTFLASHSFSTHGGYGGDGELQQNNSKVKIFDRDLKRIHRDRAAWLSSRQKNNSFVDAVADNLLDRLEDCKKTFPTALCLGGSVGAVKRLIRGRGGIEKLIMMDTSYDMIKSCRDADEGSLDNSIETSYLVGDEEFLPIKESSVDLIISSLGLHWTNDLPGSMIQCKLALKPDGLFLAAILGGETLKELRIACTLAHMEREGGISPRLSPLAQVRDAGNLLTRAGFSLPGVDVDEYVVKYKSALDLIEHLRAMGETNGLLERNKILNRETALATAAIYDSMFATEDGTIPATFQVIYMTGWREHSSHQQAKRRGSATVSFRDLHKKFGGQSES from the exons ATGAAAGAAGACCAGACAGAGAAATCTACCGTCTCTTCTTCAAACCAAACCCAGACCCTCGTCCGACGTTTTCCCGGTGAAGCTAAGAACCAGAGAGAGATGCGGAGGATCAATTCTATATACGGACGAATTGGGTTGCTTAGGAGAGTATCCGAAAAATCAACGAAGCAATCTCATACATTCCTCGCCTCTCACTCTTTCTCTACGCACGGTGGTTATGGCGGTGACGGTGAGCTACAACAGAACAACTCCAAAGTCAAGATCTTTGATCGAGACCTCAAGCGTATACAT CGTGATCGAGCTGCGTGGCTGTCCTCTCGTCAAAAAAACAATTCCTTTGTCGACGCTGTTGCTGACAATTTACTTGACCGCTTAGAG GATTGTAAGAAGACTTTTCCCACTGCATTGTGTTTGGGAGGATCTGTTGGTGCTGTTAAGAGATTGATACGTGGTCGAG GTGGGATTGAAAAGCTTATCATGATGGATACCtcatatgatatgattaaaTCATGTAGAGATGCTGATGAGGGTTCACTTGATAACTCCATTGAAACATCTTATTTGGTTGGTGATGAAGAGTTTCTGCCAATCAAAGAGAG TTCGGTTGATTTGATCATTAGTTCGTTGGGGCTTCACTGGACAAATGATCTTCCAGGATCTATGATACAG TGCAAACTAGCGCTGAAGCCTGATGGCCTATTTTTAGCAGCAATTCTTGGCGGAGAAACCTTAAA GGAGCTGAGAATAGCATGCACTTTGGCTCACATGGAGCGTGAAGGAGGTATTAGCCCCCGGCTTTCGCCTTTAGCACAG GTTAGGGACGCAGGGAATCTCTTGACCAGGGCAGGTTTTAGTCTTCCTGGAGTTGACGTCGATGAATATGTAGTAAAATACAAGAGTG CGCTGGATCTTATAGAGCATCTTCGTGCAATGGGTGAAACCAATGGTCTTCTTGAGAGAAACaag ATATTGAATCGTGAAACTGCTCTTGCCACTGCAGCCATATATGACTCCATGTTCGCCACAGAGGATGGCACTATACCTGCTACTTTTCAG GTGATTTACATGACAGGATGGAGAGAACATTCGTCTCACCAGCAGGCCAAGCGAAGAGGTTCAGCTACGGTATCCTTCAGGGATCTCCATAAAAAATTTGGCGGTCAATCTGAATCTTGA
- the LOC104776404 gene encoding ethylene-responsive transcription factor ERF019 — protein sequence MDYRESDETQPKYKGIRRRKWGKWVSEIRVPGTRDRLWLGSFSTAEGAAVAHDVAFFCLHQPDSLESLNFPHLLNPSIASKSSPRSIQQAASNAGMAIDAGIVHSTSVNSGYGDTTTYYENGGVDEVEPLNISVYDYLDGHDHV from the coding sequence atggattacAGAGAATCCGATGAAACTCAACCAAAGTACAAAGGGATCCGTCGCCGGAAATGGGGGAAATGGGTATCGGAGATTAGAGTTCCGGGAACTCGCGACCGTCTTTGGTTAGGCTCATTCTCAACAGCTGAAGGAGCCGCCGTAGCACACGACGTAGCTTTCTTCTGTTTACACCAACCCGATTCGTTAGAGTCTCTCAACTTCCCTCATTTGCTTAATCCTTCGATCGCTTCCAAGAGTTCTCCGAGATCTATCCAGCAAGCTGCTTCTAACGCCGGGATGGCCATTGACGCCGGAATCGTCCACAGTACCAGCGTGAACTCCGGGTATGGTGATACGACGACGTATTATGAGAATGGAGGAGTTGATGAAGTTGAGCCGTTGAATATTTCAGTGTATGATTATCTGGACGGTCACGATCACGTTTGA
- the LOC104776405 gene encoding cytochrome c codes for MASFDEAPPGNPKAGEKIFRTKCAQCHTVDKGAGHKQGPNLNGLFGRQSGTTAGYSYSAANKNKAVEWEEKTLYDYLLNPKKYIPGTKMVFPGLKKPQERADLIAYLKESTA; via the exons atggcgtcGTTTGATGAAGCACCACCAGGAAACCCTAAGGCCGGAGAGAAGATCTTCAGGACCAAGTGTGCTCAATGTCACACCGTTGACAAAGGCGCCGGTCAcaaacaag GACCCAATCTAAACGGTTTGTTTGGAAGACAATCTGGTACAACTGCTGGTTACTCTTACTCTGCTGCTAACAAGAACAAAGCTGTGGAATGGGAAGAGAAGACCTTGTATGATTACTTGCTCAACCCCAAGAAG TACATACCAGGTACGAAGATGGTGTTCCCTGGGCTTAAGAAGCCTCAAGAGCGTGCTGATCTCATCGCTTACTTGAAGGAATCTACTGCTTAA
- the LOC104776407 gene encoding uncharacterized protein LOC104776407, translated as MRSLTLGLSLRSSSLPFTCSNFRFFSPPSSSSSSSSFRLYRRFHFLKPCSSLKQTKKKKQNSLPSTAPPPQSLRWFFNPKSSDEDDDDDKSSAAESDDGGGSDGDAAIKGTILAGVLLIGTVGGFAGVGYVYRDQINTFLTQFSTYIEGYGTAGYALFIAVYAGLEILAIPALPLTMSAGLLFGPLIGTIIVSISGTMAASVAFLIARYFARERILNLVEDNKKFLAVDKAIGENGFRVVTLLRLSPLLPFSLGNYLYGLTSVKFVPYVLGSWLGMLPGSWAYVSAGAFGRAIIREESNVGLPGGNGQLLTLGLGLLVTALAGTYVTRLAKDAIKDIDDE; from the exons ATGCGCAGCCTTACTCTGGGTCTGAGTCTCAGatcctcttctcttcctttcaCCTGCAGCAACTTCcgcttcttctctcctccttcttcttcttcttcttcttcttcctttagacTCTACAGACGATTCCATTTCCTCAAGCCATGTTCttccttaaaacaaaccaagaagaagaagcaaaactcTCTCCCTTCTACCGCCCCGCCTCCTCAGAGTCTTCGGTGGTTCTTCAATCCCAAATCCagcgatgaagatgatgatgatgataagtcCTCCGCGGCTGAGAGCGATGACGGTGGCGGATCGGATGGGGATGCTGCTATTAAGGGTACTATCTTGGCCGGAGTTTTGTTGATTGGTACTGTTGGTGGATTCGCCGGCGTTGGTTATGTGTATAGAGATCAGATCAATACGTTCCTCACTCAATTCTCTACTTACATCGAAG GTTATGGTACTGCTGGATATGCGTTGTTCATTGCTGTGTATGCTGGGCTTGAG ATACTAGCCATTCCGGCTCTCCCATTGACGATGTCGGCTGGTCTTCTCTTTGGTCCTCTTATTGGCACCATCATCGTTTCTATTAGTGGAACA ATGGCTGCTAGTGTTGCATTTTTAATTGCTCGATACTTTGCTCGAGAGCGCATCCTTAATTTGGTTGAGGACAACAAGAAGTTCCTTGCCGTTGATAAAGCGATTGGTGAAAATGGTTTTAGGGTTGTTACTCTCCTTCGGCTAAGCCCTTTGCTTCCTTTCTCTCTTGGCAATTACCTGTACGGGTTGACATCTGTGAAGTTTGTGCCTTATGTATTAGGAAG CTGGTTGGGTATGCTTCCAGGGTCGTGGGCTTATGTCAGCGCTGGGGCTTTTGGACGAGCAATCATT CGAGAAGAATCAAATGTTGGCTTGCCTGGAGGAAACGGCCAGCTTTTAACATTGGGGCTGGGTCTGTTGGTTACTGCATTGGCTGGAACATATGTGACACGCCTTGCAAAG GATGCTATAAAGGACATCGACgatgagtag
- the LOC104776409 gene encoding transforming growth factor-beta receptor-associated protein 1-like: MAKCRSVVELTARFDLGGDDKIRALSLSPISDSQTLVYLGTSSGSLILLSLDTTTNIVTRLASVPLSASPVESVFVLGEERGKIVALCNGYLFLVDSLLSQQAKRLGGLLKGINVVAKRVRGRDSSSTDLLPSEVSSDSSSSKKFLQLLGAGNRVNDVKGKDFGHERVHQGDYVFAVAIGERMLLIELQCDEKEELSGSFVVLKEILGIGGIKTLVWLDDYVIAGTVKGYSLISCVTGQSGVIFTLPDVSGPPLLKLLCKEWKVLLLVDNVGVVVDTNGQPIGGSLVFRRRPDSVGELSFYLVTVGDGKMEIHQKKSGACVQSVSFGTEGCGPSLFAADEAGDGNLLAVTSLSKLLFYRRVPYEEQIKDLLRKKRYREAISLVEELDSQGEISKDMLSFLHAQIGYLLLFDLRFEEAVNQFLKSEKMEPSEVFPFIMRDPNRWSLVVPRNRYWGLHPPPAPFEDVVDNGLMAIQRANFLRKAGMDTPVDEEFFSNPPSRADLLDLAIKNITRYLEISREKDLTHSVREGIDTLLMLLYRALNRVEDMENLASSDNNCVVEELESLLTESGHLRALAFLYASKGMSAKALAIWRLFTKNYSSGLWQDSDDLVPYLHDNELIRLSGKEAAAAEAARILEEPCDPELALQHLSWISDINPLFAIQVLTSDKRTEELSPEQVIQAIDPKKVEIIQRYFQWLIEERDYTDPQLHTSYALSLAKSALEYVEVQNGIQQSDGGDREAHDCNVGNISLFESDVRERLQTFLQSSDLYDPEEILELVEGSELWLEKAILYRRIGQETLVLQILALKLEDCAAAEQYCVEIGRPDAFMQLLDMYLDPQNGKEPMFKAAVRLLHNHGESLDPLQVLEKLSPDMPLKLASDTILRMLRARVHHHRQGQIVHNISRALDVDSRLARLEERSRHMQINDESLCDSCYARLGTKLFAMYPDDTIVCYKCYRRLGESKSVTGRDFKRDALIKPGWLVNR; the protein is encoded by the exons ATGGCTAAATGTCGGTCCGTTGTGGAGCTTACTGCTCGTTTTGATCTCGGCGGTGATGATAAGATCCGagctttatctctctctcctaTCTCCGATTCTCAAACCCTAGTGTACCTAGGAACCTCCTCCGGATCTCTTATTCTCCTCTCTCTCGATACTACGACTAATATTGTCACGCGTCTCGCAAGTGTACCGCTGAGCGCTTCTCCTGTCGAGTCTGTTTTTGTGCTTGGAGAGGAAAGAGGGAAAATTGTAGCACTTTGCAATGGGTACTTGTTCTTGGTGGATTCGCTTCTATCTCAACAAGCTAAGAGATTGGGTGGTTTATTGAAAGGGATCAATGTGGTTGCTAAGAGAGTGAGAGGACGTGACTCTTCTAGTACTGACTTGTTGCCTTCTGAGGTTTCGAGTGATTCTAGCTCGAGTAAGAAGTTTCTTCAGTTGCTTGGCGCTGGGAATCGTGTGAATGATGTTAAAGGTAAGGACTTTGGACATGAGCGAGTCCACCAAGGTGATTATGTTTTCGCTGTTGCTATTGGTGAGAGAATGTTGCTGATTGAACTTCAGTGtgatgagaaagaagagttGAGTGGTTCCTTTGTTGTTTTGAAAGAGATTCTTGGGATTGGTGGGATTAAAACTTTGGTTTGGCTTGATGATTATGTTATTGCGGGGACTGTTAAAGGTTATAGCTTGATCTCGTGTGTTACTGGTCAAAGTGGGGTGATTTTCACGTTGCCTGATGTGTCTGGTCCCCCGCTGCTTAAATTGTTATGTAAAGAGTGGAAGGTATTGTTGTTGGTGGACAATGTTGGAGTTGTTGTTGACACTAATGGTCAGCCTATTGGAGGGAGCCTTGTGTTCCGAAGGAGGCCTGATTCTGTTGGAGAGTTGTCTTTCTATTTGGTGACTGTTGGAGATGGGAAAATGGAAATACATCAGAAGAAGTCGGGTGCTTGTGTTCAATCAGTTAGTTTTGGTACTGAAGGATGCGGGCCTTCACTTTTTGCCGCAGATGAGGCAGGAGATGGAAACCTTTTGGCTGTCACTTCCTTGTCAAAG CTTCTTTTTTATCGGAGAGTGCCTTATGAAGAACAGATTAAAGACCTATTGAGGAAAAAGAGATACAGAGAAGCCATCTCCTTGGTGGAAGAGCTTGACTCACAGGGGGAAATTTCAAAAGACATGCTTTCCTTTCTTCATGCTCAAATAGGGTATCTACTGCTTTTCGATTTGCGCTTTGAGGAAGCTGTGAATCAATTTCTGAAGTCTGAAAAAATGGAACCTTCTGAAGTGTTTCCTTTTATCATGCGGGATCCTAATCGCTGGTCTTTGGTG GTTCCAAGAAACAGATACTGGGGACTGCATCCTCCCCCTGCTCCTTTCGAAGATGTTGTAGATAATGGGCTGATGGCCATCCAGAGAGccaattttttaagaaaagcaGGAATGGACACTCCGGTTGACGAAGAGTTTTTCTCAAATCCCCCTAGTAGAGCTGATTTATTGGATTTAGCAATTAAAAACATTACCAG GTACCTCGAGATATCACGTGAGAAGGACTTAACTCATTCTGTAAGGGAAGGAATAGACACGCTTCTAATGCTTCTTTACAGAGCATTAAACCGTGTTGAAGATATGGAGAATCTTGCATCTTCCGATAATAACTGTGTTGTG GAGGAGTTGGAGAGTCTTCTAACTGAATCTGGACACTTACGGGCACTTGCATTCCTCTATGCAAGTAAGGGGATGAGTGCAAAGGCTCTTGCTATTTGGCGTCTCTTTACGAAGAATTATTCATCTGGTCTATGGCAAGACTCAGATGACTTGGTGCCCTATTTACACGACAATGAGCTCATTCGGTTATCTGGTAAAGAGGCTGCTGCGGCAGAAGCAGCCAGAATTCTTGAGGAACCCTGTGATCCAGAACTGGCATTGCAGCATCTTAGTTGG ATTTCAGATATAAACCCATTGTTTGCTATCCAAGTCTTGACGTCAGATAAAAGGACAGAAGAGCTTTCACCAG AGCAAGTGATCCAAGCTATTGATCCCAAAAAGGTTGAAATCATACAGAG GTACTTCCAATGGTTGATTGAGGAAAGAGACTACACTGACCCGCAGCTGCATACATCGTATGCTCTCTCACTTGCCAAATCAGCCCTTGAGTATGTTGAAGTTCAAAACGGTATCCAACAATCTGATGGTGGAGACAGAGAGGCACATGATTGTAATGTTGgaaatatttctttgtttgaaaGTGATGTACGAGAAAGATTGCAGACTTTCTTGCAGTCTTCAGATCTATATGATCCTGAAGAAATCTTGGAATTGGTAGAAGGATCAGAACTGTGGTTGGAAAAG gCAATCCTATACCGAAGGATAGGGCAGGAGACACTGGTCCTCCAAATTCTTGCTTT GAAGCTTGAGGATTGTGCAGCTGCAGAGCAATATTGTGTAGAGATTGGAAGACCAGATGCATTCATGCA GTTACTTGATATGTACCTGGATCCTCAAAATGGTAAAGAGCCTATGTTTAAGGCTGCTGTTCGCCTCCTCCACAACCACGGGGAATCACTTGATCCTTTGCAAGTTTTGGAA AAATTGTCTCCTGATATGCCCTTAAAACTGGCATCAGATACAATTTTAAGAATGCTGAGGGCTCgggttcatcatcatcgtcaaggCCAG ATCGTACACAATATCTCTCGTGCATTGGATGTAGACTCAAGGTTAGCAAGATTAGAAGAAAGATCACGTCACATGCAGATAAATGATGAGAGCCTCTGTGATTCCTGCTATGCCCGCTTGGGAACTAAGCTATTTGCTATGTACCCTGATGATACCATTGTCTGTTACAAG tGTTACCGACGCTTGGGTGAATCAAAGTCAGTAACGGGCCGTGACTTCAAGCGAGACGCTCTGATAAAACCCGGTTGGTTAGTAAACCGGTAG